The following nucleotide sequence is from Bacteroidota bacterium.
CATTTGAATTAAAAATTTAGGGTTAAATAAAATTAATATCTAAAACAGCGTGTTATGTTTAGACTAGGGTCACATATATTAACATGATGCGGGAATGAACAATAGATGCGTCGTGTCAATTATTGGTTGCGTAAAATTAACTTAATTTTTCAAATACAAACATAATTTTCAAATCTTTGGATTATGCCAAACGGGTGTTTGTCACTCAATCATGCTTAAAACCACCAATTATTAGCTTAAAATTGCCCTGAAACATAATAATGGCGGCAATTTAGATCTTATTTAAATTATTTTTGAATGTCATGAATAGCTCCTTTTTCAACAATTTGCCATGTATGCAAAGGATTGAATATCAATATTTCAATAATTATAAAAAAATTAACAAAAGTGACTAATTACTGAATAAAATGTAAAAGATATTCTATTCTGAAATGCACTAATTCAAACGTATGCTAATTTTGTGGGGTGGAAAAAATTTTGAAGAATTTATTAACAGACCGGATTTTGGTGCTGGACGGGGCAATGGGCACCATGATTCAGCGGTATAAATTGAGCGAGGAAGACTTTAGAGGTCAGCAATTTAAGGAACATAACTATGATCTGAGGGGCAATAATGATATACTTTCTCTTACACAGCCACAAATAATTAAAGAAATTCACAGGCAATATCTGGAAGCAGGTGCCGATATTATAGAAACGAATACATTTAGCGGAACAAGTGTTGCCCAGGCTGATTATCATTTAGAACATATTGTGTACGAGCTGAACTACCAGTCAGCTAAGATCGCAAAGGAAGTAGCGCAGGAATTTTCAGAAAAAGAACCTGACAAACCCAGATTTGTTGCCGGTGCTTTAGGTCCTACAAATAAAACACTTAGTCTTTCCCCTGATGTAAACAACCCAGGTTATCGGGCAATAACTTTCGATGCATTGTCAGATGCATACTACGAACAAGCCAAAGGTCTTATTGATGGTGGGGTGGATATTATTCTTATAGAAACAATATTTGACACTCTGAATGCTAAAGCAGCTATTTATGGAATAGAAAATCTTTTTGAGGATATTGGTAAAAAAATTCCCGTTATGATTTCGGGAACCATTACAGATGCGAGTGGAAGAACATTAAGTGGACAAACCGTGGAGGCATTTCTAATTTCCATTTCTCATATTCCATTATTAAGTGTTGGATTAAATTGTGCTTTAGGTGCAAAACAATTAAAGGAACATATTAAAACTCTTGCCGAAAAAACGGATTTTTTTGTTTCTGCATATCCAAATGCCGGTTTACCAAATGCTTTTGGTGAATACGATGAAACACCGGAAAGCAATGGTAATGATATTGAAGAATATTTAAAAAATGGTTGGATAAATATTATTGGAGGATGTTGCGGAACTACACCTGAACATATTAAATATATTGCCGGCATCGCTAAAAAATATGCGCCGCGTATTCCAAGAACTTTGCCCAGATTACCGTCCTATTCCGGATTAGAACAATTTGAAATTTATGAAGGAAGCAATTTCGTAAATGTTGGAGAAAGAACAAATATTACGGGAAGCAAACAATTTAAAAGATTAATTAAAGAAGAAAAATACGATGATGCATTAATTGTTGCCCGACAGCAGGTGGAAAACGGAGCGCAGATAATTGATGTGAACATGGATGAAGGTATGATTGATTCTGTGGAGGTGATGAAAACCTTTTTAAATTTAGTAGCTGCTGAACCTGATATTGCAAGAGTTCCGGTGATGATAGATTCCAGCAAGTGGGAGGTGATAGAGGCGGGATTAAAATGTTTGCAAGGAAAATGTATCGTGAATTCTATTTCATTAAAAGAAGGTGAAGAAAAATTTATATATCAGGCGAAAAAAGCAAAAAAATTGGGCGCTGCGGTCATCGTAATGGCATTTGATGAAGAAGGACAGGCAACTACCTTAGAAAAAAGAATTGCCATATGTAAAAGAGCATATGATCTATTAGTAAATAAATTGAATTTTGATCCTACAGATATTATTTTCGACCCAAATATTTTGACGGTTGGAACAGGTATTGAAGAACATAATAATTATGCGGTAGATTATATTAATGCTACGAGATGGATAAAAAATAATCTTCCGGGAGCGCTGGTAAGTGGAGGTGTGAGTAATATTTCATTTTCGTTTCAAGGTAATAATACAGTGAGGGAAGCTATGCATTCTTCCTTTCTATATCACGCAATTAAGGCGGGGATGGATATGGGAATTGTGAATGCAGGAATGATAGATATTTATGAGGATATAGATAAAGATCTTCTCGAAAAAATTGAAGATGTTCTATTTAACAGAAATGATAATGCCACAGAAAATCTTATAACTTTTGCAGAAACTTTAAAGAAAAAAGATAAAGCAGAAATCACAACCGACGAATGGCGCGGTAAAAGTGTGGAGGAGCGACTTGCACATTCCTTAGTAAAAGGAATTACGGAATTTATAGATGCTGATATTGAAGAAGTGCGATTAAAGTATGCAAAACCATTGGAAGTAATTGAAGGTCCGTTAATGGCAGGAATGAATATAGTTGGTGATCTTTTTGGTTCCGGAAAAATGTTTTTACCTCAGGTTGTTAAAAGTGCAAGGGTGATGAAAAAAGCTGTTGCCTATCTCCAGCCATTTATTGAGCTGGAAAAAAAATCATCGGGTAATACTTCAAATCATCCGAAAGTTTTAATGGCAACTGTAAAGGGGGATGTACATGATATTGGGAAAAATATTGTTGGAGTTGTTTTGGCATGTAATAATTACGAAATTATCGACCTCGGTGTAATGGTATCTGCCGAAAGAATTTTGACTGCCGCGTTAGAAAACAAAGTTGATCTCATCGGTTTAAGTGGATTGATTACACCATCTCTGGATGAAATGGTTAATGTTGCACAGGAAATGGAAAAAAGAAAATTTACCATTCCATTGTTAATAGGAGGTGCAACAACATCCAGAACGCATACTGCGGTAAAAATTGCGCCTGCTTATTCGCACCCTGTTATACATGTAACCGATGCCTCGCGAAGCGTTACAATTGCCGGAAAATTATTGGGAAAAGAAAAGAGTGTATTTACTAAGGAAATAAATGACGAATATCTCATTATCGAACAAAATCATAAATACAAACAATCTTTCAAAGGATATATTACCCTGGAAGAGGCAAGAAAAAACAAATACGAGATCGACTGGAATAATTATTTAAAACCCGAACCCTCATTTACAGGAATTAAAATTTTTGAAAATTATTCATTGGAAGAATTATCAAAGTATATTGACTGGACACCGTTTTTTCAAACCTGGGAATTACATGGAAAATATCCTGAAATTTTAAATGATGATATAGTTGGTCCAGCGGCGAATCAATTATTTAACGATGCACAGCAGATGCTGAAAAAAATTATCAGCGAAAATTTGTTGGAGGCGCGGGCAGTAGTAGGGATTTTTAAATGTTATGCAGAGGGTGATGATATTATTTTGGTAGATGAAAGTGGAACTGAGATAAAAAGATTATTTAATCTGCGACAACAAAATAAAAAAGCTGATGGGCAGGCGAATTATTGTTTGAGTGATTTTGTAAGCCCCATCTCGGTCTTCCCCATAGGGGAAGATGTCCTAACGAGCGAGAATTCAGATACCATTGATGAAATAAGTTCGCATGAGACAAAGGGCCCCATCTCGGTCTTCCCCATAGGGGAAGATGTCCTAACGAGTGAGAATTTAGACAACATTGATGAAATAAGTTCGCATGAGACAAAGGGCCCCATCTCGGTCTTCCCCATAGGGGAAGATGTCCTAACGAGCGAGAATTCAGATACCATTGATGCCTTAAGTTCGCATGAGACCAATAGTGCGGAGGAATTACTTAATGATGATGGGCAACCATATCAAACAGCTGATCCACATGTGTATAGATTTTTGAAAAGATTTGCAAAAGATAACCGAACATTCAGTACAGATGCTGAAGCAATGTTATGGAGAAATCTTAAGGGGAAAAAATTAGACAATTATAAATTTCGACGTCAACATATTATCGGAAGGTTCATTGCTGATTTCATCTGCATAAAAAAGAATTTGGTTATTGAACTGGATGGATTAATTCACCAATTACCTGAAAATAAAGAATCCGATGAAATAAGAACAAGCTATTTAAATGAACATGGATTCACAGTTTTACGATTCACGAATAGTCAAATATTAAATGATACTGAAAATGCGATTTCTAAAATCTTAAAAACATTAGAATCACTTCAGGATAATACAAGAAATTATCAAACAAACGAGAATGAAAAAGTCCCCTATGGGGATTTAGGGGCCCTTAAGTACGATCATATCGGAGCATTCGCAGTATCCACCGGATTTAAAATTGAAGAACAGATAGCGCTATTCGAAAAAAATCATGATGATTATTCGGCGATACTTTTAAAATCGTTGGCTGATAGATTAGCAGAGGCGTTTGCGGAAAGAATGCATGAGCGTGTTCGAAAAGAGTTTTGGGGATATGATAAGAGTGAAAAATTAAATACTAAAGATCTGATTGAAGAAAAATATCAGGGCATAAGACCTGCCCCGGGATATCCTGCCTGTCCTGATCATACGGAAAAAATAACGTTATTTGAATTGCTGAATGTAGAAAATAATATCGGTGTGCAACTAACTGAAAGTATGGCAATGTTTCCTGCGGCGAGTGTTAGTGGTTGGTATTTTGCGCATCCGGAAGCTAAATATTTTGGGATCGGGAAGATAGGAAAAGATCAGGTGGAAGATCTTGCAAAAAGAAAAAATATGCCCTTTGAGGAAATGGAAAAATGGTTACGGAGTAATATTAATTATTGAGTAATTAATTTGCCGCTGAAATATTTTAATTGGAGCTCTGCAATTTTAGCATTTAATTCTTCGGTGAGATATCTGTTTTCTGTATTTACTTTTTGCAATTGAATTTCGCGCAATTCCACAGATGTAATAGCACCGAGATTAAATTTTTCTAATGCAATGGATACATTTTTTGTTGCTGATTCAATATTTTTTTGCTCAATTTTCATCAACTGAAGTGAAGTTTCATATTGATTATATAAAATTACAAGATTGGTATTTACAGATAATTGTGTTTGAAGAATATCCAACTCTTGCATTTGTTGCATCACTTTCATTTGTTCGATATTTCGGGATACAGTGAATCCATTAAATAATGGAATAACAAGTGAAACACCCGCCAATGGACCTACATTTAAATTGGATTCCACAAATCCTGCTTCTGAAACTGATTTTAAAAATCCATACCCTGCATTTAGGGAAACTGTAGGATATAAATATGATTTATATTCCTTTACCTGTAATTCTGCAATTTGTTTATTTTTTTCTGCAATAAGCAATGAGGTGTTATTAGCATATACATTTTCTTTGATACTTGTTAAATTTATCGTTTGATCTACAGCAATTTTTTCATTTATATCAAACGTTGTATTTGCATCTCTTGCCATATATTCATTTATTACGGCTTTTGTATTTTTAATTTGTAAAAGTATATTTATATATGCCGAGCTATCGGTATTCAGGTCAACCTGAGCCTGAAGTACATCTAACCCTGAACCGGAGCCTATAACATTTCTTTGTTGCGCAATTTTTAAACGTTCTCCTGAAATATCAATTGCATTTTCCATAACCCTTTTGGCATTCTCCAATTGAATAAGATTATTCCAATCTATCATCAATTGCATTGTAATCTCTTCCAGTTTCGCTCTAACTTCCAATTCACCTAAGGCATACAATTGTTCCAGTTTATCTTTTCTGGCGAACATTCCCAAACCATCAAAAACAGTCCAGTCTAAATACACTCCGGCATCTAAAGAATTAGCACCTGCATTTTTTTCTGACCGTGTTTCCCCGCTAAAATATTGTTGTTCAGAATTTGTTACCTCAACATCGTAATTTGCAATAGCAGAAATTACAGGAAGCATTCCGGCATATCCTGCGTGATTTTGCAGATCGGTAATTTGAAGTTCCTTATTTATTATTTTTATACCATAATTATTTTCCCATGCTGTATTCAGAGCTTGTTGTAGTGTTAGAGTTTGCGCGGATAAAATAACAGGCGTGCTCATAAAAAATACACATATAATTTTACAGATCTTCATATTTCCAAAACATTTAATTTTCCTCACCTGATGTTATTTTCTTTTTTGAAGAGGAGATAAAAGTATATATTAATGGTATTAAATAAAGGGTTAAGATAAGCGAAAATAATAATCCACCAATAATTGCAATACCCATAGAAACTCTGCTTTTGGAAGAGGCACCAAGGGCTAGGGCAATAGGTAAAGCTCCTAAAACTGTAGCGAAACTTGTCATCAGAATAGGACGAAAACGTTGCGATGCGGCTTCAATTGCAGCTTCAAAACTATTTAAACCGGTTTCTTTCCGTTGATTGGCGAATTCCACAATTAATATTCCGTTTTTAGTGACTATACCAACCAAAACAATAATTCCTATCTGACTGAAAATATTTAACGTTTGTCCGAATATCGATAAACTCAAAACAGCACCGGCAAGTGCCAATGGAACCGTAAACATTACAATTAACGGGTCGCTGAAACTTTCGAATTGAGCTGCTAAAATAAGATACACTAAAATAAGAGCTAAAAAAAATGCGAATTGCAAACTATTGGAACTTTCTGCAAATTCTTTCGAAGTTCCGGCCAATGCAGTAGAAAAACTTTCATCCAACACCTCTTCTGCAATTTTATCCATAGTTGCAATTCCATCACCAAGTGTATATCCTGGTGCAGGATTTGCAGAAATTGTTGCAGCAACGTATCTGTTATACCTGAATAATTGTGGAGGTGAGCTTTTATCGGAGAGATGTACAAGATTATCGAGTTGAATTAATTCACCGCGATTGTTTTTTACATATGCTTTTGTCAGATCCAATGGTTCATCGCGATTATCTCTTGTTGCCTGACCAATTACCTGATATTGTTTATTATTCAGAATAAAAAAACCAAAACGCTGTCCGCTGAAATACAATTGTAATGATTCTGCAATATCACGAACAGAAACACCTAATACCTTTGCTCTTTCGCGATCTATTTCAACTGTTAATTCCGGTTTATTAAATTTCAAATTAATATCCACTACCTGAAATCCTTCTTCCTGAGCTGCTTTTTCCATGAATTGTGGAATTACTTCTCTAAGCCGCTCAAAATCAGGCGCCTGAATTACATATTGCACCGGCAAACCTCCGCGTCGGTCGCTTCCAATAGTTTGTTCCTGACTTATAAAAGTTCTCGCGAAATTATATTTTTTAACTATTGCCGCAACCTCATCAGCAAGTTGTTGTTGAGATTTATCACGTTCTGTTGCATCCACCAAACTCACCCGGATAAAACTGGAATTTGCAGCACTGGACGATCCAAACGATGGTGCAGTAACTGCAATAATATTCGCTTTTTCCGGTAGCGTATCAACAACATTAATTAATTCCTGATTAAAGGCATCCATACTTTCGAAAGATGTACCTTCCGGCGCTGTAGCATTAATTACAAATCGGCCTTTATCCTCCATTGGAGCAAGTTCTTCAGGTAATTTTCCACCAAAATAAAAAATAATACCAACAGGAATTAATATTAACGGGATTACGACCCATCTTATCTTTATTAATGATTTAAGTGAAGAAGTATATCCATTAACTAAAGCTAAAAAAAACGGTTCTGTTTTTCTATATAACCAATTGTGTTTTTCGCGTTGTTTTAAAATACGCGCACTCATCATAGGCGTGAGTGTTAAAGAAACAATAGCGGATATTAGTACGGCACCCGCAACAGTAATTCCAAATTCGCGAAATAATCTTCCTGTTAATCCCT
It contains:
- the metH gene encoding methionine synthase; translated protein: MEKILKNLLTDRILVLDGAMGTMIQRYKLSEEDFRGQQFKEHNYDLRGNNDILSLTQPQIIKEIHRQYLEAGADIIETNTFSGTSVAQADYHLEHIVYELNYQSAKIAKEVAQEFSEKEPDKPRFVAGALGPTNKTLSLSPDVNNPGYRAITFDALSDAYYEQAKGLIDGGVDIILIETIFDTLNAKAAIYGIENLFEDIGKKIPVMISGTITDASGRTLSGQTVEAFLISISHIPLLSVGLNCALGAKQLKEHIKTLAEKTDFFVSAYPNAGLPNAFGEYDETPESNGNDIEEYLKNGWINIIGGCCGTTPEHIKYIAGIAKKYAPRIPRTLPRLPSYSGLEQFEIYEGSNFVNVGERTNITGSKQFKRLIKEEKYDDALIVARQQVENGAQIIDVNMDEGMIDSVEVMKTFLNLVAAEPDIARVPVMIDSSKWEVIEAGLKCLQGKCIVNSISLKEGEEKFIYQAKKAKKLGAAVIVMAFDEEGQATTLEKRIAICKRAYDLLVNKLNFDPTDIIFDPNILTVGTGIEEHNNYAVDYINATRWIKNNLPGALVSGGVSNISFSFQGNNTVREAMHSSFLYHAIKAGMDMGIVNAGMIDIYEDIDKDLLEKIEDVLFNRNDNATENLITFAETLKKKDKAEITTDEWRGKSVEERLAHSLVKGITEFIDADIEEVRLKYAKPLEVIEGPLMAGMNIVGDLFGSGKMFLPQVVKSARVMKKAVAYLQPFIELEKKSSGNTSNHPKVLMATVKGDVHDIGKNIVGVVLACNNYEIIDLGVMVSAERILTAALENKVDLIGLSGLITPSLDEMVNVAQEMEKRKFTIPLLIGGATTSRTHTAVKIAPAYSHPVIHVTDASRSVTIAGKLLGKEKSVFTKEINDEYLIIEQNHKYKQSFKGYITLEEARKNKYEIDWNNYLKPEPSFTGIKIFENYSLEELSKYIDWTPFFQTWELHGKYPEILNDDIVGPAANQLFNDAQQMLKKIISENLLEARAVVGIFKCYAEGDDIILVDESGTEIKRLFNLRQQNKKADGQANYCLSDFVSPISVFPIGEDVLTSENSDTIDEISSHETKGPISVFPIGEDVLTSENLDNIDEISSHETKGPISVFPIGEDVLTSENSDTIDALSSHETNSAEELLNDDGQPYQTADPHVYRFLKRFAKDNRTFSTDAEAMLWRNLKGKKLDNYKFRRQHIIGRFIADFICIKKNLVIELDGLIHQLPENKESDEIRTSYLNEHGFTVLRFTNSQILNDTENAISKILKTLESLQDNTRNYQTNENEKVPYGDLGALKYDHIGAFAVSTGFKIEEQIALFEKNHDDYSAILLKSLADRLAEAFAERMHERVRKEFWGYDKSEKLNTKDLIEEKYQGIRPAPGYPACPDHTEKITLFELLNVENNIGVQLTESMAMFPAASVSGWYFAHPEAKYFGIGKIGKDQVEDLAKRKNMPFEEMEKWLRSNINY
- a CDS encoding TolC family protein; protein product: MSTPVILSAQTLTLQQALNTAWENNYGIKIINKELQITDLQNHAGYAGMLPVISAIANYDVEVTNSEQQYFSGETRSEKNAGANSLDAGVYLDWTVFDGLGMFARKDKLEQLYALGELEVRAKLEEITMQLMIDWNNLIQLENAKRVMENAIDISGERLKIAQQRNVIGSGSGLDVLQAQVDLNTDSSAYINILLQIKNTKAVINEYMARDANTTFDINEKIAVDQTINLTSIKENVYANNTSLLIAEKNKQIAELQVKEYKSYLYPTVSLNAGYGFLKSVSEAGFVESNLNVGPLAGVSLVIPLFNGFTVSRNIEQMKVMQQMQELDILQTQLSVNTNLVILYNQYETSLQLMKIEQKNIESATKNVSIALEKFNLGAITSVELREIQLQKVNTENRYLTEELNAKIAELQLKYFSGKLITQ
- a CDS encoding efflux RND transporter permease subunit; amino-acid sequence: MNISSISINRPVLASVISILILLFGIIGYSFLGVREYPSVDPPIITVTTNYIGANADVVESQITEVMEESINGIAGIRSLSSTSSDGRSTITVEFELDVDLEAAANDVRDRVSQSVRNLPPDCDPPVVAKSSADSNPIVSMTIQSNEKTLLELSEIANNVFKERLQTIPGVSEIRIWGEKKYSMKLLLDPIKLAGYNLTPADVRDALNRENVELPTGRIEGYATELSIRTFGRLISEDDFNDLIIYETDGSVIKLKDIGQAKLLPENERTILRGNGGIPQVAIAITPQPGSNYIEIADEFYRRVDQIKGELPDDLKYNIALDTTTSIRKAISEVKETLLIAFGLVVLIIFIFLRDWRTTLIPVIAIPISLVGAFFIMYVSGFSINVLTLLGIVLATGIVVDDAIVVLENIYSKVERGMAPHKAAHEGSKEITFAIISTTITLAAVFLPIIFLQGLTGRLFREFGITVAGAVLISAIVSLTLTPMMSARILKQREKHNWLYRKTEPFFLALVNGYTSSLKSLIKIRWVVIPLILIPVGIIFYFGGKLPEELAPMEDKGRFVINATAPEGTSFESMDAFNQELINVVDTLPEKANIIAVTAPSFGSSSAANSSFIRVSLVDATERDKSQQQLADEVAAIVKKYNFARTFISQEQTIGSDRRGGLPVQYVIQAPDFERLREVIPQFMEKAAQEEGFQVVDINLKFNKPELTVEIDRERAKVLGVSVRDIAESLQLYFSGQRFGFFILNNKQYQVIGQATRDNRDEPLDLTKAYVKNNRGELIQLDNLVHLSDKSSPPQLFRYNRYVAATISANPAPGYTLGDGIATMDKIAEEVLDESFSTALAGTSKEFAESSNSLQFAFFLALILVYLILAAQFESFSDPLIVMFTVPLALAGAVLSLSIFGQTLNIFSQIGIIVLVGIVTKNGILIVEFANQRKETGLNSFEAAIEAASQRFRPILMTSFATVLGALPIALALGASSKSRVSMGIAIIGGLLFSLILTLYLIPLIYTFISSSKKKITSGEEN